One Chloroflexota bacterium genomic region harbors:
- the nuoL gene encoding NADH-quinone oxidoreductase subunit L, translated as MAEYSWAIPALPLAAFLFNGLFGPRYLGRIAGVIASLAIGGAFIASALLWFDLPAEGSADRQQELYRWVASGDLTISIGFLLDELAVVMLLVVTGVSFLVHVYSTAYMAHDPSQARFFVWLPLFVFSMILLVMADNFLLLFVFWEMVGVCSYLLIGFWHRRNSANDAAIKAFVTNRIGDFGFAAGVFLVFWTFGTLDYLSVHEQVERASTGVLLAIALLLFVGAMGKSAQFPLHVWLPDAMEGPTPVSALIHAATMVTAGVYMVARHSVIFEASGDALLVVGGFGAFTALLAATIGCVQTDIKRVLAYSTVSQLGLMFMGLGAGAYIAAIFHLVTHAFFKALLFLGSGSVIHAMDDEQDMRRYGGLAKKLPWTYITFLLGGIALAAVFPLAGFWSKDELIASTYAAGASSDGNWGFLIYFAAGLVTSLLTAFYTIRMIVMTFHGSPRDQELYDHAHESPWAMVSPLVILAALSVVAGVVLGIPPEHGIFHDYLGHVLHSIHYKLTGDETLTVVMALVSTAVALGGVALAWAAYSRGIVSVRLLRKLVPGLYKLAGEKYYMDHIGDGLITGGTRTSAFFLWGVDARLVDGIVNLIGWLVRAVAAVARRLQTGQVQNYTLLVVLGIAAVVGSLLLA; from the coding sequence ATGGCCGAATACTCCTGGGCTATCCCGGCGCTGCCGCTGGCCGCGTTCCTATTCAATGGATTGTTCGGACCGCGCTACCTGGGCCGCATCGCCGGGGTGATCGCCTCGCTGGCGATCGGCGGGGCTTTCATCGCCTCGGCATTGCTCTGGTTCGATTTGCCGGCCGAGGGATCGGCCGATCGCCAGCAGGAGCTCTACCGCTGGGTCGCGTCCGGCGACCTGACGATCAGCATCGGGTTCCTGCTCGACGAACTGGCGGTGGTGATGCTACTAGTCGTGACCGGAGTCTCGTTCCTGGTCCACGTCTACTCCACCGCCTACATGGCCCACGATCCCTCCCAGGCGCGCTTCTTCGTCTGGCTGCCGTTGTTCGTCTTCTCGATGATCCTGCTGGTCATGGCCGACAACTTCCTGCTGCTGTTCGTCTTCTGGGAGATGGTCGGGGTGTGCTCGTACCTGCTGATCGGGTTCTGGCACCGGCGCAACAGCGCCAACGACGCCGCGATAAAGGCGTTCGTGACCAACCGGATTGGCGACTTCGGGTTCGCCGCGGGAGTTTTCCTGGTGTTCTGGACGTTCGGGACGCTCGACTACCTCTCAGTGCACGAGCAGGTCGAACGGGCGTCGACCGGCGTCCTGCTGGCGATCGCATTGCTGTTGTTCGTGGGCGCGATGGGCAAATCGGCCCAGTTCCCGCTGCACGTCTGGCTCCCGGACGCGATGGAGGGCCCGACCCCGGTCTCGGCTTTGATCCACGCCGCGACGATGGTCACCGCCGGGGTCTACATGGTCGCCCGCCACTCGGTGATCTTCGAAGCCTCCGGCGACGCGCTGCTGGTCGTGGGGGGATTCGGGGCGTTCACGGCACTGCTGGCGGCCACGATCGGCTGCGTCCAGACGGATATCAAGCGGGTCCTGGCATATTCAACGGTCTCTCAACTTGGCCTCATGTTCATGGGGCTCGGCGCCGGCGCATACATCGCCGCGATCTTCCACCTGGTCACCCATGCGTTCTTCAAGGCGTTGCTTTTTCTCGGCTCCGGATCGGTCATCCATGCCATGGATGACGAGCAGGACATGCGGCGCTATGGGGGACTGGCCAAGAAACTCCCCTGGACATACATCACGTTCCTACTGGGTGGGATCGCGCTGGCGGCGGTTTTTCCGCTGGCGGGTTTTTGGAGCAAGGACGAACTGATCGCGTCGACCTACGCCGCAGGTGCTTCAAGCGACGGCAACTGGGGCTTTCTCATCTACTTTGCGGCAGGGCTCGTGACTTCGCTGCTGACCGCCTTCTATACGATCCGAATGATCGTAATGACCTTCCACGGATCGCCGCGCGATCAGGAACTTTATGACCACGCCCACGAGTCGCCCTGGGCGATGGTCTCGCCGCTGGTGATCCTGGCCGCGCTCTCGGTGGTCGCCGGCGTGGTGCTCGGGATCCCGCCCGAGCATGGAATCTTCCACGATTACCTGGGCCATGTCCTGCATTCGATCCACTACAAGCTCACCGGCGACGAGACGCTGACCGTGGTCATGGCGCTCGTCTCGACCGCCGTCGCGCTCGGGGGAGTGGCTTTGGCCTGGGCCGCCTACTCGCGCGGGATCGTCTCGGTCCGGCTTCTGCGGAAACTGGTGCCGGGCCTCTACAAACTGGCCGGCGAGAAGTACTACATGGACCACATCGGCGACGGATTGATCACCGGCGGGACCCGGACCAGCGCCTTCTTCCTCTGGGGAGTGGACGCGCGCCTGGTCGACGGGATCGTCAATCTGATCGGCTGGCTGGTGCGGGCGGTCGCGGCGGTCGCCCGGCGCCTGCAGACAGGGCAGGTCCAGAACTACACACTTCTGGTCGTGCTGGGCATCGCCGCGGTCGTCGGATCGCTATTGCTGGCGTGA
- the nuoK gene encoding NADH-quinone oxidoreductase subunit NuoK, with amino-acid sequence MTLPLSAFLIVGAILFSLGAVGVLIRRNIIVVFLSVELMLQGAILNLGAFAVYNYDLAGYMLVLLTLTIAAAEAVVGLAILVALSRQISGFFVDRLQSLRG; translated from the coding sequence TTGACCCTGCCGCTTTCGGCCTTCCTCATAGTCGGCGCGATCCTCTTCTCGCTCGGCGCGGTCGGGGTGTTGATCCGCCGCAACATTATCGTTGTCTTCCTCTCGGTCGAGTTGATGCTCCAGGGCGCGATCCTGAACCTGGGCGCTTTCGCGGTCTACAACTACGACCTGGCCGGCTACATGCTGGTGCTCTTGACGCTCACCATCGCGGCCGCCGAAGCGGTCGTGGGCCTTGCGATCCTGGTTGCCCTATCGCGCCAGATCTCCGGGTTCTTCGTCGACCGCCTCCAGTCGCTGCGCGGCTAG
- a CDS encoding NADH-quinone oxidoreductase subunit I yields the protein MFGKGLLTGLAKVFSIGFRKPITYLYPEEPRPVAERFRGMVGMRRDEVTGLLSCVGCGLCETACPNDVIRIDTSEAEDGTRWVERYEFDLGRCIYCYLCIEACPVDALQVTPAYHTVTPDRSELVIDADTMMQMWEDSDQQLFKHHWNK from the coding sequence ATGTTCGGCAAGGGACTACTCACCGGCCTGGCCAAGGTCTTCTCGATCGGGTTCCGAAAACCCATCACCTACCTTTATCCGGAAGAGCCGCGCCCGGTGGCCGAGCGCTTCCGCGGCATGGTCGGGATGCGGCGCGACGAGGTGACCGGTCTGCTCTCGTGCGTAGGCTGCGGACTCTGCGAGACCGCCTGCCCCAACGACGTTATCCGGATCGATACGTCCGAGGCCGAAGACGGGACGCGCTGGGTCGAGCGCTACGAATTCGACCTGGGCCGCTGCATCTATTGCTATCTGTGCATCGAGGCCTGCCCGGTCGACGCCCTGCAGGTCACTCCCGCCTATCACACCGTCACCCCGGACCGCTCCGAGTTGGTGATCGACGCCGACACGATGATGCAGATGTGGGAAGACTCCGACCAGCAGCTCTTCAAGCACCACTGGAACAAGTAA
- the nuoH gene encoding NADH-quinone oxidoreductase subunit NuoH produces the protein MDGWDVVILAVKILVFFVVFFTSPMIWVLAERKYLGRVQARYGPNRVGPWGVLQTLVDGLKLGVKEDIIPPWGDKVVFWLAPLFMVVPAATAWAVIPLGPRIELGREIELWIVDLNVALLFVLALGSLNAYGPVMSGWSSNSKYAHFGSLRSSAQVISYEISLGLAILGVLMYAGSFSLIDIVESQKHMWHIVPQLLGFLIFLISVVAETNRVPFDLPEAETEIVAGYHVEYSGMRWAFFFMAEYANMLLSSFLVAILFLGGWNGWTIPGAEGLSGILWIVGKALVVMFLYILLRGTLPRLRYDQLMGFCWKILLPAGVVNLALATVMRIFWS, from the coding sequence ATGGACGGCTGGGATGTGGTCATCCTCGCGGTCAAGATCCTGGTCTTCTTCGTGGTGTTCTTCACCTCGCCGATGATCTGGGTCCTGGCCGAACGCAAGTACCTGGGCCGCGTCCAGGCCCGCTACGGCCCCAACCGGGTCGGTCCCTGGGGAGTGCTGCAGACGCTCGTCGATGGATTGAAGCTGGGAGTAAAGGAAGACATAATCCCGCCTTGGGGCGACAAGGTCGTCTTCTGGCTGGCGCCGCTGTTCATGGTGGTGCCGGCCGCCACCGCCTGGGCGGTCATCCCGCTGGGCCCGCGAATCGAGCTGGGCCGCGAGATCGAACTATGGATCGTGGACCTGAACGTCGCCCTGCTGTTCGTGCTGGCGCTGGGTTCGCTCAACGCCTACGGTCCGGTGATGTCGGGCTGGTCGTCGAATTCGAAGTACGCGCACTTCGGATCGCTGCGCTCCTCGGCCCAGGTGATCTCCTACGAGATCTCGCTCGGCTTGGCGATCCTGGGCGTCCTGATGTACGCGGGCTCGTTCTCGCTGATCGACATCGTCGAGTCCCAGAAGCACATGTGGCACATCGTCCCGCAGCTGCTCGGGTTCCTCATCTTCCTGATCTCGGTCGTGGCCGAGACCAACCGGGTACCCTTCGACCTGCCGGAAGCCGAGACCGAGATCGTGGCCGGCTACCACGTCGAGTATTCGGGCATGCGCTGGGCCTTCTTCTTCATGGCCGAGTACGCCAACATGCTGCTGTCTTCGTTCCTGGTCGCAATCCTCTTTTTGGGCGGCTGGAACGGTTGGACGATTCCCGGCGCCGAGGGCCTGTCCGGGATCCTCTGGATAGTCGGCAAGGCGCTAGTTGTGATGTTCCTTTACATACTCCTGCGCGGGACCCTGCCGCGGCTGCGCTACGACCAGCTGATGGGGTTCTGCTGGAAGATACTGCTGCCGGCCGGAGTCGTGAACCTGGCGCTGGCCACGGTCATGCGGATTTTCTGGAGCTAG
- a CDS encoding molybdopterin-dependent oxidoreductase: MAVNAPADTVTLTIDGREVTVPKGLTVLQAAESVGIDVPTLCNHEILEPVGACRMCVVEISPGPPRPMASCTTPAADGMTVKTDTDEMQQIRRQTIELLLQHHPLDCPYCDQSGTCELQDETFGLNIWSSPFETVSKAFPEEHLNEVIMINHNRCILCYRCVRVCDEQMGVHALDVSDRGSKSFIVTAQHKFMDCERCGMCVEVCPVGAVLSRPFKHQARAWQTVQTQTTCPHCSVGCQLQLESRKGTVLRARARPVAEPNRGILCGKGFFGWEHVNDPSRVTAPMIRRGGELVEVGWPEAIEHVGDSLLEIARREGPESIAVVAGNELSVEDGYAFARLARGALGTANVYQAESGFVRAADAIEAQLGSAALFPDQDAVLNSDFALVFGADVNGTHNVLAAHMKAAARKGQMAYATATRVGSGLDVFADSSLRIKPGDEISFLEALAEPSTESAAALGIDSEQLSGLARKLADAQRAFLIWDTGAWTRGRGAEIAAAASRLAGATGATLCPLPETANAAGIWRAGIGPDLLPGRIPADDAESQSALSTAWSSPPTGRGRDFADLASSGELAALYLAGIEDPAQLPGGSVNAAVLDDVRLLIVQATHAGPLTEVADVVLPGAASAEKDGHLISFEGRANHLEVSVPPPGHARADWEIAARLADYVGFGFGHRSSSGLWQELGSFGIAQRQPGDPPVAKENGQVRQPTADLPLVLANETNLFSGSRNLRRGEVLSGIYSECVEIGSSDADWLGLAGGERAVLRSAFGSVDVEVLIDDRVPAGVVYLADGLTGAAGEQLYPGGADGRPVSLRKAGPA, encoded by the coding sequence ATGGCCGTAAACGCGCCCGCCGACACCGTCACCCTGACTATCGACGGCCGGGAAGTCACCGTTCCCAAGGGCTTGACTGTACTCCAGGCCGCCGAATCGGTCGGGATCGACGTCCCCACGCTGTGTAACCACGAAATCCTCGAACCGGTCGGGGCCTGCCGCATGTGCGTGGTCGAGATCTCGCCCGGGCCGCCACGGCCGATGGCCTCCTGCACCACGCCCGCCGCCGACGGCATGACGGTCAAGACCGACACCGACGAGATGCAGCAGATCCGGCGTCAGACGATCGAACTGCTGCTCCAGCACCATCCGCTCGACTGCCCCTACTGCGACCAGTCCGGAACCTGCGAGCTCCAGGACGAAACGTTCGGCCTGAACATCTGGAGCAGCCCCTTCGAGACCGTCTCCAAGGCGTTCCCAGAGGAACACCTCAACGAAGTGATCATGATCAATCACAACCGGTGCATCCTCTGCTACCGGTGCGTGCGGGTCTGCGACGAGCAGATGGGCGTGCACGCCCTGGACGTATCCGACCGGGGGTCCAAATCCTTCATCGTCACCGCCCAGCACAAGTTCATGGACTGCGAACGCTGCGGCATGTGCGTCGAGGTCTGCCCGGTTGGCGCGGTCCTGAGCCGGCCGTTCAAGCACCAGGCAAGGGCCTGGCAGACGGTCCAGACGCAGACGACCTGCCCGCACTGCTCGGTCGGTTGCCAGCTGCAGCTCGAATCGCGCAAGGGCACGGTCCTGCGCGCCAGGGCCCGGCCGGTCGCCGAACCCAACCGCGGGATCCTTTGCGGCAAGGGCTTCTTCGGCTGGGAACACGTCAACGACCCCTCGCGGGTCACCGCGCCGATGATCCGCCGTGGCGGGGAGCTAGTCGAGGTGGGCTGGCCGGAGGCGATCGAGCACGTCGGTGACTCGCTGCTCGAGATCGCCCGACGCGAAGGCCCTGAATCGATAGCCGTTGTGGCCGGGAACGAACTCTCGGTCGAGGACGGCTACGCGTTCGCGCGACTGGCGCGCGGGGCGCTGGGGACGGCAAACGTTTACCAGGCCGAATCCGGGTTCGTCAGGGCCGCCGATGCGATCGAGGCGCAACTCGGCAGCGCGGCCCTTTTCCCTGACCAGGACGCGGTGCTCAATTCGGACTTCGCGCTCGTGTTCGGAGCGGATGTTAACGGGACCCACAACGTCCTCGCGGCGCACATGAAAGCGGCCGCGCGCAAGGGGCAGATGGCTTACGCGACCGCGACGCGGGTCGGCTCCGGACTGGACGTTTTCGCAGATTCGTCACTGCGCATCAAGCCCGGTGACGAGATCTCATTCCTTGAAGCTCTTGCCGAGCCGTCTACAGAATCGGCCGCCGCCTTGGGAATCGACTCCGAACAGCTTTCCGGCCTAGCCCGAAAACTCGCCGACGCCCAGCGGGCGTTCCTTATTTGGGACACCGGCGCCTGGACGCGGGGGCGCGGAGCCGAGATCGCCGCCGCTGCCAGCCGCCTGGCCGGAGCGACCGGAGCAACTCTCTGCCCGCTGCCGGAGACGGCGAACGCGGCCGGAATCTGGCGGGCCGGAATCGGGCCGGACCTTCTGCCGGGTCGGATCCCGGCCGATGATGCCGAATCCCAGTCCGCGCTTAGCACGGCATGGAGCAGTCCGCCGACCGGTCGGGGCCGCGATTTCGCCGATCTTGCCTCTTCAGGCGAACTTGCCGCGCTGTACCTGGCCGGAATCGAGGACCCCGCTCAGCTGCCTGGCGGATCGGTGAACGCCGCGGTGTTGGACGATGTCCGCCTGCTCATAGTCCAGGCGACCCACGCCGGACCGTTGACCGAGGTCGCCGACGTGGTCCTGCCCGGAGCCGCTTCGGCCGAAAAGGACGGGCACCTGATTTCGTTCGAGGGCCGCGCCAACCATCTCGAGGTCTCGGTCCCGCCACCCGGTCATGCGCGCGCCGACTGGGAAATCGCAGCCCGCCTGGCCGACTACGTCGGGTTCGGATTCGGGCACCGCTCGAGCTCCGGACTCTGGCAGGAGCTCGGTTCGTTTGGCATCGCCCAGCGCCAACCGGGCGATCCGCCCGTGGCAAAGGAAAACGGGCAGGTCCGTCAGCCCACCGCCGACCTTCCGCTGGTGCTGGCCAATGAGACCAACCTGTTCTCCGGAAGCCGCAACCTGCGCCGCGGCGAGGTCTTATCGGGGATCTACTCCGAGTGCGTCGAGATCGGATCCTCGGACGCCGACTGGCTCGGGCTCGCGGGTGGAGAGCGGGCCGTCCTGCGCTCGGCGTTCGGTTCGGTAGACGTCGAAGTCCTGATCGACGATCGGGTTCCGGCCGGGGTCGTTTACCTGGCCGACGGCCTGACTGGCGCGGCCGGCGAGCAGCTCTACCCGGGCGGAGCGGACGGGCGGCCGGTCTCGCTGCGGAAGGCTGGTCCTGCCTAG
- a CDS encoding NADH-quinone oxidoreductase subunit D, producing the protein MADPPPDRMMINIGPQHPSTHGVLRVAAQIAGETIEKADCDIGYLHRGVEKLIESRLYYQGMVYTDRTDYTAAPANNLGYLMAVEKLLGIEDQVPERAHYLRMIVMELARIYGHMIWIGTHSLDMGAMSMFLYAFREREKISGLFEEGCGARLTTNYMRAGGVGRHDDPPGWLDHVEEFANGFTVEEFDTILTGNEIYQMRTQGVGIIEPEKAISYGVTGPSLRGSGVDWDLRRNQPYARYDQIDFEVPVFNGCDVWSRYLVRLNELFQSRAIILQSVERARELAGEPVNANNANVVWPEIERVSGWEPAGMRGDMEAMINHFKLVIEGYSPPPGDTYFGVESPKGELGFYFVSDGSGVPYRCHIRSPSFVNLSSLSEMVEGELIADLVACIGSIDIVLGEVDR; encoded by the coding sequence ATGGCCGACCCGCCGCCGGACCGGATGATGATCAACATCGGACCCCAGCACCCTTCCACCCACGGGGTCCTGCGAGTCGCAGCCCAGATCGCCGGCGAAACGATCGAGAAGGCCGACTGCGACATCGGCTACCTGCACCGCGGCGTCGAAAAACTGATCGAGTCGCGCCTCTACTACCAGGGCATGGTCTATACCGACCGCACCGACTACACCGCCGCCCCGGCCAACAACCTTGGCTACTTGATGGCGGTCGAAAAACTACTCGGCATCGAGGACCAAGTCCCCGAGCGCGCCCACTACCTGCGCATGATCGTGATGGAACTTGCCCGGATCTACGGTCACATGATCTGGATCGGCACGCACAGCCTGGACATGGGCGCGATGTCGATGTTTCTCTACGCTTTCCGCGAACGCGAGAAGATCTCGGGGCTCTTCGAGGAGGGTTGCGGCGCCCGCCTAACCACGAATTACATGCGGGCCGGCGGCGTTGGGAGACACGACGACCCGCCCGGCTGGCTCGATCACGTCGAGGAATTTGCCAACGGGTTCACGGTCGAGGAATTCGACACGATCCTGACCGGCAACGAGATCTACCAGATGCGCACGCAGGGTGTCGGGATCATCGAGCCGGAAAAAGCGATCAGCTACGGCGTGACCGGACCCTCATTGCGCGGGTCGGGCGTCGACTGGGACCTGCGCCGCAATCAGCCGTACGCCCGCTACGACCAGATCGACTTCGAGGTGCCGGTGTTTAACGGCTGCGACGTCTGGTCGCGCTACTTGGTGCGGCTCAACGAACTCTTCCAGTCGCGGGCCATCATCCTCCAGTCCGTCGAACGCGCCCGCGAACTTGCCGGCGAGCCGGTGAACGCCAACAACGCCAACGTCGTCTGGCCGGAGATCGAACGCGTTTCGGGCTGGGAACCGGCCGGGATGCGCGGCGACATGGAGGCGATGATCAACCACTTCAAGCTGGTGATCGAGGGGTATTCACCGCCGCCGGGCGACACCTATTTCGGGGTCGAGTCGCCGAAAGGGGAACTTGGCTTCTACTTCGTCTCCGACGGATCGGGCGTCCCCTACCGCTGCCACATCCGTTCGCCGTCGTTCGTGAATCTCTCCTCGCTCTCGGAAATGGTCGAAGGCGAGCTCATAGCCGACCTGGTCGCCTGCATCGGCAGCATCGATATCGTTCTCGGCGAAGTGGACCGCTGA
- a CDS encoding NADH-quinone oxidoreductase subunit C, whose protein sequence is MSSAEILLPTARTPQLSDEELEAAVRGALPFAPEDAVWRDRGDLSVRVGIEDLHRSIAALRDESAVEFKLLVSITVVHWPEREREFELVYHLRSLSKNVFMALKTDIAMGENAPTVSDLYLTADWQERECYDMFGIEFDGHPDLRRILMPQPYPWFPMRKDFPLEGPDFPIDAYQTDALGKVDPDDFWGDAR, encoded by the coding sequence TTGTCGTCCGCTGAGATCCTCCTCCCCACCGCGCGCACGCCGCAGCTCTCAGACGAAGAGCTTGAAGCGGCGGTCCGGGGCGCTCTTCCCTTTGCGCCCGAGGACGCGGTTTGGCGGGACCGCGGCGACCTGAGCGTTCGGGTCGGTATTGAGGACCTTCACCGGTCCATTGCAGCCCTGCGCGATGAATCTGCCGTCGAATTCAAGCTGCTTGTCTCGATCACCGTTGTCCACTGGCCGGAGCGCGAGCGGGAATTCGAGCTCGTCTACCACCTGCGGTCGCTGAGCAAGAACGTCTTCATGGCCCTCAAGACCGACATTGCGATGGGCGAGAACGCCCCGACCGTGTCGGATCTCTATCTGACCGCCGACTGGCAGGAGCGCGAGTGCTACGACATGTTCGGGATCGAGTTCGACGGACACCCGGACTTGCGTCGGATCCTGATGCCGCAGCCGTACCCCTGGTTTCCGATGCGCAAGGATTTCCCGCTCGAGGGGCCGGACTTCCCGATCGACGCCTACCAGACCGACGCCCTGGGCAAGGTCGACCCCGACGATTTCTGGGGCGATGCCCGATGA
- a CDS encoding NADH-quinone oxidoreductase subunit A, which translates to MPNYIGPVLMAVVITVFAVASLVGAGILRPHRDVGAKLEAYESGMPATGDTRGQHQVKFYMVAMLFVAFDLELVFLYPWAVHFASLTELGEKLYMAGLMTLFVVFLAVADLVAWKMGVFDWAVHEG; encoded by the coding sequence TTGCCAAATTACATAGGGCCGGTTTTGATGGCCGTCGTGATCACCGTATTCGCGGTGGCCAGCCTGGTTGGGGCAGGGATATTGAGGCCCCACCGGGACGTCGGGGCCAAGCTCGAAGCGTACGAATCGGGCATGCCGGCTACCGGCGATACCCGCGGCCAGCACCAGGTGAAGTTCTACATGGTTGCGATGCTTTTTGTCGCCTTCGATCTTGAGCTCGTATTCCTCTATCCGTGGGCGGTGCACTTTGCCTCGCTCACCGAATTGGGCGAAAAACTGTACATGGCCGGGCTGATGACCCTGTTCGTGGTCTTTCTGGCCGTGGCCGATCTGGTGGCGTGGAAGATGGGAGTGTTTGACTGGGCGGTACACGAAGGCTGA
- a CDS encoding hydantoinase/oxoprolinase family protein codes for MRVGVDVGGTFTDLIAFGEDGPRIGKVPTAAPDPSVGVIQGVKDLGVNSPDAILHGSTVATNALLERKGARVGLVTTRGFGDVLEIGRQNRPRLYEIEPQKPAPLIPGELRFELTERTAADGTALVRPDPDELEQLARRLLAARVEAVAICFLHSYANPENERIAAAVLKGAGLPRVSISAEVLPEFREYERTSTVAANAYLAEPVERYLHTLRRDASGPLWIVQSNGGLLTTEETAQLPVRTVLSGPAGGVTGAIWSAGASGYSEIVTFDMGGTSTDVSLCPGGPLHTNSGVVGQVPISIDMIDIHTVGAGGGSIAWVDDGGALKVGPRSAGSEPGPACYGRGGVLPTVSDANLVLGRLPAGVRLGGRMELDLARAISAIQSLNEQLPGPDIEPVEIAAAVLDLANANMESALRLITIERGFDPRDFALVAFGGAGPLHACELAERLRIKSVLVPPHPGVLSALGALVANRVRSYSRTVMLPGNSGSKDRLIEIADDLAELARKDLASDGVPRLVFGLDIRYEGQSFELTVPWDTDSISGPIDRFHRAHDRRYSYSLPGHPVQIVSIRLDGIVKTDAPLAAAVAQRQGDPASSATVRSYFDSKVHDTPVYRREVLGSGHMISGPAIVTQDDCTTVVAPGWLARMDDAGTLVISQRG; via the coding sequence CTGCGCGTAGGCGTCGACGTGGGCGGCACCTTCACGGACCTGATTGCGTTTGGCGAAGATGGACCGCGGATCGGAAAAGTTCCGACCGCCGCCCCGGATCCAAGCGTCGGGGTGATTCAGGGCGTAAAAGACCTTGGAGTGAATTCGCCCGACGCGATCCTCCACGGTTCCACCGTGGCCACGAACGCGTTGCTGGAGCGCAAGGGGGCCAGGGTGGGGCTGGTTACGACCCGAGGGTTCGGGGATGTGTTGGAGATCGGCCGCCAGAACCGGCCGCGGCTGTACGAGATCGAACCGCAAAAACCGGCGCCGCTGATCCCCGGAGAACTGCGTTTTGAGCTGACCGAGCGCACGGCCGCAGACGGGACCGCGTTGGTGCGGCCGGATCCCGACGAACTGGAACAGCTTGCCCGGAGGCTGCTTGCCGCCCGCGTCGAAGCCGTGGCAATCTGTTTTCTCCACTCCTACGCGAACCCGGAAAACGAACGAATCGCCGCCGCAGTGCTGAAAGGCGCCGGATTGCCGCGCGTGTCGATCTCGGCGGAAGTCTTGCCGGAATTTCGCGAATACGAACGAACCTCGACGGTCGCCGCCAACGCCTATCTGGCCGAACCGGTCGAGCGCTACCTGCACACACTGCGCCGTGACGCCTCCGGACCGCTCTGGATAGTCCAGTCCAACGGCGGTTTGCTGACTACCGAGGAGACCGCCCAGCTTCCGGTTCGCACGGTGCTTTCAGGTCCGGCTGGAGGGGTGACGGGGGCGATCTGGTCAGCGGGCGCTTCCGGCTATTCCGAAATCGTCACCTTTGACATGGGTGGAACCTCCACCGATGTCTCGCTTTGTCCCGGAGGGCCGCTGCACACAAATTCGGGAGTGGTTGGCCAGGTCCCGATTTCGATCGACATGATCGACATCCATACCGTAGGCGCGGGAGGCGGCTCCATTGCCTGGGTCGACGATGGCGGCGCTCTAAAGGTCGGGCCGCGGTCGGCGGGATCCGAGCCCGGTCCGGCATGCTACGGGCGGGGCGGGGTTCTGCCGACCGTGTCCGACGCAAACCTGGTGCTCGGGCGCCTGCCCGCTGGCGTAAGGCTGGGCGGCCGCATGGAGTTGGATCTCGCCCGGGCGATTTCGGCAATTCAATCGTTGAATGAACAGCTTCCCGGACCCGACATCGAGCCTGTCGAAATCGCCGCCGCCGTCCTCGATCTGGCCAACGCCAACATGGAAAGCGCGTTGCGACTTATCACCATCGAACGTGGTTTCGACCCGCGGGACTTTGCCCTGGTCGCATTCGGCGGCGCAGGTCCGTTGCACGCCTGTGAATTGGCCGAGCGCCTGCGCATCAAGTCCGTACTCGTCCCTCCGCATCCAGGAGTGCTATCGGCGCTCGGTGCCCTGGTGGCGAATCGTGTCCGGTCTTATTCGCGGACCGTCATGTTGCCGGGAAATTCAGGCTCAAAGGACCGGTTGATCGAAATCGCGGACGACCTGGCCGAGCTCGCCAGGAAGGATCTTGCCTCCGATGGCGTCCCGCGACTGGTGTTCGGCCTGGATATTCGCTACGAAGGTCAGTCGTTCGAATTGACCGTTCCCTGGGACACCGATTCGATCTCCGGTCCGATTGACCGCTTCCACCGTGCCCACGATCGCCGCTATTCCTATTCGCTGCCGGGACATCCGGTTCAAATCGTTTCGATTCGACTCGACGGGATAGTTAAAACCGACGCCCCGCTTGCGGCGGCAGTTGCGCAAAGGCAAGGCGATCCTGCCTCTTCGGCAACCGTTCGGTCGTACTTCGACTCAAAAGTGCACGACACGCCCGTGTACCGACGCGAGGTTCTGGGATCGGGTCACATGATTTCGGGGCCGGCGATCGTCACCCAGGACGACTGCACGACTGTGGTGGCGCCAGGCTGGCTGGCCCGCATGGATGATGCCGGAACTCTGGTGATTTCGCAGCGGGGCTGA